A single window of Athene noctua chromosome 1, bAthNoc1.hap1.1, whole genome shotgun sequence DNA harbors:
- the PSMB1 gene encoding proteasome subunit beta type-1 produces the protein MLSTAGYADSGPEMGYELGAPVQYRFSPYTFNGGTVLAIAGEDFSIVASDTRLSEGYAIHCRDSPKCYKLTEQTVIGCSGFHGDCLTLTKIIEARLKMYKHSNNKTMTTGAIAAMLSTILYSRRFFPYYVYNIIGGLDEEGKGAVYSFDPVGSYQRDSFKAGGSASAMLQPLLDNQIGFKNMQNVEHVPLTLEKALQLVKDVFISAAERDVYTGDALKICIVTKDGIKEETVQLRKD, from the exons ATGTTGTCCACCGCCGGTTATGCGGACTCTGGGCCTGAGATGGGCTACGAGCTCGGCGCGCCCGTGCAGTACCGCTTCTCGCCCTACACCTTTAACGGAGG GACTGTATTGGCGATTGCTGGAGAAGACTTTTCTATTGTGGCTTCTGACACACGACTGAGTGAAGGTTATGCAATTCACTGCCGGGACAGTCCAAAATGCTACAAACT AACAGAACAAACGGTCATTGGATGCAGTGGTTTCCATGGTGACTGCCTTACCCTTACTAAAATTATTGAAGCAAGATTGAAG ATGTACAAGCATTCCAATAACAAGACCATGACGACTGGGGCTATCGCAGCAATGCTGTCTACAATTCTGTATTCTCGACGTTTCTTTCCTTACTATGTTTACAACATAATTGGTGGACTTGATGAAGAAG ggaAAGGAGCAGTATATAGCTTTGACCCAGTGGGCTCATACCAGAGAGATTCTTTCAAAGCAGGTGGATCAGCAAGTGCCATGCTGCAACCGTTGCTTGATAACCAG ATTGGCTTCAAGAACATGCAAAATGTGGAACATGTACCTCTGACCCTGGAAAAGGCTTTGCAGCTGGTTAAAGATGTCTTTATTTCTGCTGCCGAGAGAGATGTGTACACTGGGGATGCACTTAAGATTTGCATTGTCACAAAAGATGGAATTAAAGAGGAAACTGTCCAATTACGAAAAGACTAA
- the TBP gene encoding TATA-box-binding protein, with translation MDQNNSLPPYAQGLASPQGAMTPGIPIFSPMMPYGTGLTPQPVQSTNSLSILEEQQRQQQQQQAAQQSTSQQATQGTSGQTPQLFHSQTLTTAPLPGTTPLYPSPMTPMTPITPATPASESSGIVPQLQNIVSTVNLGCKLDLKTIALRARNAEYNPKRFAAVIMRIREPRTTALIFSSGKMVCTGAKSEEQSRLAARKYARVVQKLGFPAKFLDFKIQNMVGSCDVKFPIRLEGLVLTHQQFSSYEPELFPGLIYRMIKPRIVLLIFVSGKVVLTGAKVRAEIYEAFENIYPILKGFRKTT, from the exons ATGGATCAGAACAACAGCTTGCCACCCTACGCTCAAGGCTTAGCCTCCCCTCAg GGTGCAATGACTCCAGGAATTCCAATTTTTAGCCCGATGATGCCATATGGCACAGGACTGACACCACAGCCTGTCCAGAGCACCAATAGTCTGTCCATCCTAGAGGaacagcagcggcagcagcagcagcaacaagcaGCACAGCAATCTACATCACAGCAAGCGACACAGGGAACGTCTGGTCAAACTCCCCAGCTCTTCCACTCACAGACTCTTACCACAGCCCCTTTACCGGGAACCACACCTCTGTACCCCTCTCCAATGACTCCGATGACTCCAATAACTCCTGCAACACCGGCATCCGAGAGCTCTGGGATAGTGCCACAGCTACA GAATATCGTGTCCACGGTGAATCTTGGTTGCAAACTTGACCTGAAAACTATTGCGCTCCGTGCCCGAAATGCTGAATATAATCCCAAG CGTTTTGCTGCTGTTATTATGAGAATAAGAGAACCACGTACTACTGCACTTATATTCAGCTCTGGAAAAATGGTATGCACAGGAGCAAAAAG TGAGGAGCAATCCAGATTGGCAGCAAGGAAGTATGCAAGAGTTGTTCAGAAACTGGGTTTTCCTGCAAAATTTTtggattttaaaattcagaacatGGTGGGCAGCTGTGATGTGAAATTTCCCATCAGATTAGAAGGATTGGTACTCACACACCAGCAGTtcagcag CTACGAGCCTGAATTGTTTCCTGGCTTAATCTACAGAATGATCAAGCCGCGCATTGTTctgcttatttttgtttctggaaaagTGGTTTTAACTG GTGCTAAAGTACGAGCAGAAATCTATGAAGCATTCGAAAACATCTACCCCATTTTAAAGGGATTCAGGAAGACAACGTAA
- the PDCD2 gene encoding programmed cell death protein 2, with protein MAAGVELGFAAAAEGPAGAWRLRSAYFPSKVGGRPAWLGEVGLPGPAALRCGRCQQPCAFLLQLYAPLPDRPAAFHRTLFVFACRGAACYRLPGPRGPLCVFRNQLPRRNNTYPEEPPPEEPPPGPAAAPPPRLRCGAALCRVCGCLGPRACGRCRRAAYCGPEHQALDWRRGHRRSCAQHAAAGADSADSIPEHNEFLFPEYEILIEPEEPEFPADSSVDPDDEQGAADTSKDPKEQEELRATGSAGEAFQSLDEETLEAMAKHETEDDRIFQMFKERVAAEPEQIIRYCRGGEGPIWVSGENIPEEKDIPNCLCGARRVFEFQIMPQLLNHLQVDSLGESIDWGTLVVYTCADNCGEGNEYLEEFIWKQDFSAGSV; from the exons ATGGCGGCCGGCGTGGAGCTGGGCttcgcggcggcggcggaggggccggCCGGCGCCTGGCGGCTGCGCAGCGCCTACTTCCCCAGCAAGGTCGGGGGGCGGCCGGCGTGGCTGGGCGAGGTCGGgctgccgggccccgccgccctgcgctgcggccgctgccagcagccctgcgcCTTCCTGCTCCAGCTGTACGCGCCGCTGCCCGACCGCCCCGCCGCCTTCCACCGCACCCTCTTCGTCTTCGCCTGCCGCGGCGCCGCCTGCTACCGCCTGCCGGGCCCGCGGGGGCCCCTCTGCG TGTTCCGGAACCAGCTGCCGCGGCGGAACAACACCTACCCCGAGGAGCCGCCGcccgaggagccgccgccgggccctgccgccgcaccccccccgcgCCTCCGCTGCGGCGCCGCGCTCTGCCGCGTCTGCGGCTGCCTGGGACCCCGCGCCTGCGGGCGCTGCCGTCGCGCCGCCTACTGCGGCCCTGAGCACCAGGCGCTAGACTGGCGGCGGGGGCACCGGCGGTCCTGCGCGCAGCACGCCGCCGCCGGAG CTGATTCAGCGGATTCGATTCCAGAGCATAATGAATTCCTTTTCCCAGAATATGAAATTTTGATAGAACCTGAGGAACCAGAATTTCCTGCTGACAGCAGTGTAGATCCTGATGATGAACAAGGAGCTGCAGATACATCAAAGGACCCAAAAGAACAAGAGGAACTCAGAGCTACAGGCAGTGCAG gtGAAGCATTTCAATCCTTAGATGAAGAGACATTGGAAGCAATGGCAAAACATGAGACTGAAGATGACAGGATCTTCCAAATGTTTAAAGAACGAGTAGCTGCTGAACCAGAGCAG ATTATTAGATactgcagaggaggagaaggccCAATCTGGGTATCAGGTGAAAATATTCCTGAAGAAAAAGATATCCCAAATTGTTTATGTGGTGCCAGAAGGGTTTTTGAATTCCAG ATCATGCCACAGCTTCTGAACCACCTTCAGGTTGACAGCCTTGGAGAGAGCATTGACTGGGGGACGCTGGTAGTGTACACTTGTGCTGACAACTGCGGTGAGGGAAATGAATACCTGGAAGAGTTCATATGGAAACAAGACTTCTCTGCAGGATCTGTTTAA